One stretch of Rhipicephalus sanguineus isolate Rsan-2018 chromosome 10, BIME_Rsan_1.4, whole genome shotgun sequence DNA includes these proteins:
- the LOC125760244 gene encoding uncharacterized protein LOC125760244: MSQQMHSDAPTRPGGAGVGGDGENSTELVQQILRVPRDHGVVTVFRDSKILTTWAYTMLKTNLVYDTEKAFPGVLTSLSRLPVDRPYLYIPHGTYLNLPAHTRAVSCSVKVTPHGLRTPWKTGSSVVQPVNSDMLVYGLSSVGLNHYLDTGMCRVKKGETNNPMKPQSYLPFQEKDHSDLAKSYWGLKITPGNEDDDGDDEKSIPACMGVPRHNFAYDFIHIHKASPRLTKFVNQFPFKGHVGTPIVNYEYQFGSDAWLKMGPTYNAGNELLTRTHLGLPADVVSYTTSNMSHYESLSTQEDLKRTLKTPSVRLFFFG, from the coding sequence ATGTCGCAGCAGATGCACTCAGACGCCCCCACCCGTCCAGGCGGAGCAGGAGTTGGAGGTGACGGTGAAAATTCGacagagctcgttcagcagattttgcgcgtacctcgcgaccacggagtggtcacagtcttccgtgacagcaaaatacTCACCACATGGGCCTACACAATGCTGAAGACTAATTTAGTTTATGACACCGAGAAAGCGTTTCCAGGAGTTCTGACTAGCCTGTCACGCTTGCCAGTGGACCGGCCGTATCTTTACATTCCTCACGGCACCTACCTTAACCTACCAGCTCACACAAGAGCTGTTAGCTGCTCTGTCAAGGTAACCCCTCatggtttacgcacgccatggaagacgggctcttcggttgtccaacccgtcaactctgacatgctagtttatggccttagctccgtcggactgaaccactacttggataccggcatgtgtcgtgtgaagaaaggcgagacaaacaacccgatgaagccacagtcttatttaccatttcaggagaaggaccactcggatctggctaagagctactggggtctaaagatcacacccggaaacgaggatgacgatggcgatgacgaAAAGAGCATACCTGCGTGCATGGGTGTACCACGTCACAACTTTGCTTACGACTTTATTCACATTCACAAGGCAAGTCCCCGCTTGACCAAGTTCGTAAACCAGTTTCCGTTCAAAGGTCACGTGGGCACACCTATAGTGAACTATGAGTACCAGTTTGGAAGTGACGCATGGCTAAAGATGGGTCCAACTTATAACGCGGGAAACGAGTTGCTAACTCGTACACACCTTGGCCTGCCTGCTGACGTTGTATCCTACACC